A stretch of DNA from Gimesia chilikensis:
TATTTCTTCAAGCAGGGCACAATGCCCGCAGTTGATGCAGAGACCGGCAAAATTCTGCTGGAAAGTAAACACCACATCGCCGTCAGTCCGGACGGACATGGTGGGATGCTGGCCGCGCTCAAGAACTCCGGCATGTTCGATGTGATGCGTGAACAGGGAATCGACACCTTGTACTACCATCAGGTGGATAACCCGACCGCCATCGTCTGCGACCCCGCGTTTCTGGGTTATCATCTCCAGCGGAATGCGGAAGTGTCGGTGAAAGTGGTTTCGAAACGCTCTGCTGATGAGAAAATGGGCGTCGTCTGTGATGTGGATCAGAAGACTCAGATCATTGAATACAGTGACCTGCCATCCCATATCGCGGAACGAACGGATGAAGCGGGACAGTTACTGCACTGGGCCGGCAGCACGGCGATCCATGTCTTCAATCGTGATTTCCTGGAACAGATTGCGGACAACGATGATCAGTTTCCATTCCACCGGGCCAATAAGAAAGTTCCGCACATTGATGCTTCCGGTTCACAGATTACACCTGAGGAGCCGAATGCCATCAAATTTGAACGATTCATTTTCGATGTGCTGCCGGTCGCGGATACCGTTCTGGTCTATGAAATCGATCGGGAACGGGAATTCAATCCATTGAAAAACGCGGAAGGACAGGATTCGCCTACAACAGTCCATGCCGCCCTGAATCGGATCGCCGGG
This window harbors:
- a CDS encoding UTP--glucose-1-phosphate uridylyltransferase, translating into MNNSAAFPEDLLQTLEEYQQTHLLTWWSELEPAQQAELVKQIREINFAQIQRLYSPGSASSEESPAEKAERATRPATVVRLADRESDSAELSKATEAGKQCLSEGKVGAILVAGGQGSRLGFPHPKGMYPVGPVRQTSLFQILVEQLRARAKQAGQPISYFIMTSDATHDDTVAYFQQNQNFGLVDENLYFFKQGTMPAVDAETGKILLESKHHIAVSPDGHGGMLAALKNSGMFDVMREQGIDTLYYHQVDNPTAIVCDPAFLGYHLQRNAEVSVKVVSKRSADEKMGVVCDVDQKTQIIEYSDLPSHIAERTDEAGQLLHWAGSTAIHVFNRDFLEQIADNDDQFPFHRANKKVPHIDASGSQITPEEPNAIKFERFIFDVLPVADTVLVYEIDREREFNPLKNAEGQDSPTTVHAALNRIAGEWLTACGVEVPGDCPVEISPLLALDAEDLKSKVSADLTINGPLYLGE